In one Mauremys mutica isolate MM-2020 ecotype Southern chromosome 3, ASM2049712v1, whole genome shotgun sequence genomic region, the following are encoded:
- the LOC123366097 gene encoding centromere protein F-like, with amino-acid sequence MTHSLTQDKEQEYEPDGLPEVVRKGFADIPTGKTNPCVLRRTALNLKTSPRLAAQSQNFSPYGQRLPKGRSYNNAKISKATAGGSKSPKVDDTQQCQTETAIEPMESRSPRCMKKQHTQAVAENSRENLHTHQGRCSLSTQKLPDENEQDKNCMVQ; translated from the exons ATGACACATTCATTGACCCAGGACAAGGAGCAAGAGTATGAGCCAGACGGACTCCCGGAGGTGGTCAGAAAAG GCTTTGCTGATATTCCCACTGGGAAAACCAACCCCTGTGTTTTGCGCAGAACAGCGCTAAACCTAAAGACCAGTCCCCGTCTTGCTGCTCAAAGCCAAAATTTCTCCCCATATGGCCAACGTTTACCAAAAGGCAGGTCATATAATAATGCCAAGATCTCTAAAGCGACAGCTGGTGGCAGCAAATCACCAAAG GTAGATGATACTCAGCAGTGCCAAACGGAAACAGCTATTGAACCTATGGAATCAAGATCTCCTCGTTGCATGAAGAAGCAACACACACAAGCTGTTGCTGAGAACTCAAGGGAGAATCTCCACACACACCAAGGCAGATGTTCCTTGAGCACACAAAAACTACCTGATGAAAATGAACAAGACAAAAACTGTATGGTACAGTAA